The proteins below are encoded in one region of Streptomyces sp. NBC_00490:
- a CDS encoding P1 family peptidase, with product MTVDALTDVTGVRVGHATRVGDGWLTGTTVVLAPEGGAVAAVDVRGGGPGTKETDALDPRNVVQKVDAIVLTGGSAYGLDAASGVMAWLEERGRGVPVGVDPAHVVPVVPAACVFDLARGGDFRARPDAAMGRAAVEAAAASAVGAVVREGGVGAGTGAVVGAMKGGVGTASTVLDSGITVAALVVANAAGSVVEPGTGILYGELLQGRVESPDARVHEAARRRLAETAAKNAPPPLNTTLAVVATDAALSKAQAQKLAGTAHDGIARAVRPVHLLHDGDTVFTLATGQRALDSEHPLALNPLLEAGADVVTRAIVRAVRAARSVDGPGGTWPSYGELYGGR from the coding sequence ATGACAGTTGACGCTCTGACCGACGTCACCGGCGTGCGCGTGGGACACGCGACGCGCGTCGGCGACGGCTGGCTCACCGGTACCACCGTCGTGCTCGCCCCCGAGGGCGGTGCCGTCGCCGCCGTGGATGTCCGCGGCGGCGGCCCCGGCACCAAGGAGACCGACGCCCTCGACCCGCGCAACGTCGTGCAGAAGGTCGACGCGATCGTGCTGACCGGCGGCAGCGCGTACGGGCTCGACGCCGCGTCCGGCGTGATGGCGTGGCTGGAGGAGCGGGGGCGCGGAGTGCCTGTCGGGGTGGATCCGGCGCACGTCGTTCCCGTCGTACCCGCCGCCTGCGTCTTCGACCTGGCGCGGGGCGGCGACTTCCGGGCCCGGCCCGATGCGGCCATGGGCCGGGCCGCGGTCGAGGCGGCCGCGGCGAGCGCGGTCGGCGCGGTGGTGCGGGAAGGGGGCGTGGGCGCGGGTACGGGGGCCGTGGTCGGGGCGATGAAGGGCGGAGTCGGTACCGCGAGCACCGTGCTCGACTCGGGGATCACGGTCGCCGCGCTGGTGGTGGCCAACGCCGCGGGCTCCGTGGTGGAGCCCGGAACGGGCATCCTGTACGGGGAGTTGCTCCAGGGACGCGTCGAGTCTCCGGACGCGCGCGTCCACGAGGCCGCGCGCCGGCGCCTCGCCGAGACCGCGGCGAAGAACGCGCCGCCTCCGCTGAACACCACGCTCGCCGTCGTCGCCACCGACGCGGCACTGTCGAAGGCGCAGGCGCAGAAACTCGCCGGAACGGCACACGACGGCATCGCGCGCGCCGTGCGGCCCGTGCACCTCCTCCACGACGGCGACACGGTGTTCACCCTGGCGACGGGGCAGCGCGCACTCGACTCCGAGCACCCGCTCGCCCTCAACCCTCTGCTGGAGGCGGGCGCCGACGTGGTGACGCGTGCGATCGTGCGGGCCGTGCGCGCGGCCCGGTCGGTGGACGGACCGGGCGGGACATGGCCGTCGTACGGGGAGTTGTACGGAGGACGGTGA
- a CDS encoding L,D-transpeptidase translates to MTTPDISARRTLGACAVLAVGALTLTACGGGADAGKDDGKPGGDSAKTSEAKIAISAKDGSTGASINTTGVKVSDGKLTDVKMTVAGTGQSVPGFISANGGSWTPKEQLERETKYEISAKAKDPDGRTTAADSTFTTVSKANSFIGTYTPDNGTTVGVGMPVSFTFDKAISDKKAVQSHITVSSSSGQKVVGHWFGSQRVDFRPEEYWKAGSKVTMKIDLDGVEGANDVVGVQKKTVTFTIGRSQVSTVDADTQTMTVVRDGTTLKKVPISTGDAQNTTYNGQMVISEKSAKLRMDSRTVGLDNAYDIPDVPHAMRLTQSGTFLHGNYWYNKANPPFGRQGTSHGCVGLQDVQGGQGDTNAKWFYDESILGDVVIVKNSPDKTVSPDNGLNGWNMSWTEWTAGSAA, encoded by the coding sequence GTGACAACGCCGGACATATCAGCGCGGCGCACACTCGGGGCCTGTGCCGTCCTGGCGGTCGGCGCCCTCACCCTCACCGCCTGCGGGGGCGGCGCCGATGCCGGGAAGGACGACGGCAAGCCGGGCGGGGATTCCGCCAAGACGTCCGAGGCGAAGATCGCCATATCGGCCAAGGACGGTTCGACGGGTGCGTCGATCAACACGACGGGAGTGAAGGTCAGCGACGGCAAGCTGACCGACGTGAAGATGACCGTGGCGGGGACGGGGCAGTCGGTGCCGGGGTTCATCTCGGCGAACGGCGGCAGTTGGACGCCGAAGGAGCAGTTGGAACGCGAGACGAAGTACGAGATATCGGCCAAGGCGAAGGACCCCGACGGGCGGACCACCGCGGCCGACTCGACCTTCACGACGGTCAGCAAGGCCAACAGCTTCATCGGGACGTACACGCCGGACAACGGGACGACGGTGGGCGTCGGGATGCCGGTGTCGTTCACCTTCGACAAGGCCATCAGCGACAAGAAGGCCGTGCAGTCGCACATCACGGTCTCGTCCAGCAGCGGGCAGAAGGTCGTCGGGCACTGGTTCGGCTCGCAGCGCGTCGACTTCCGGCCCGAGGAGTACTGGAAGGCCGGCTCCAAGGTCACGATGAAGATCGACCTGGACGGCGTCGAGGGCGCGAACGACGTCGTCGGGGTGCAGAAGAAGACCGTCACCTTCACGATCGGGCGGTCGCAGGTCTCCACGGTCGACGCCGACACCCAGACCATGACGGTCGTGCGCGACGGGACGACCCTCAAGAAGGTCCCGATCTCGACGGGTGACGCCCAGAACACCACGTACAACGGCCAGATGGTGATCTCCGAGAAGTCCGCGAAGCTGCGCATGGACAGCCGGACGGTCGGCCTCGACAACGCCTACGACATCCCGGACGTGCCGCACGCGATGCGGCTCACGCAGTCGGGGACGTTCCTGCACGGCAACTACTGGTACAACAAGGCCAATCCGCCCTTCGGCCGGCAGGGCACCAGCCACGGCTGCGTCGGACTGCAGGACGTCCAGGGCGGGCAGGGCGACACGAACGCCAAGTGGTTCTACGACGAGTCCATCCTCGGGGACGTCGTGATCGTCAAGAACTCCCCCGACAAGACGGTGTCGCCGGACAACGGGCTCAACGGCTGGAACATGTCGTGGACCGAGTGGACCGCGGGAAGCGCCGCATAG
- a CDS encoding DUF6227 family protein → MSVPYETAAYEPRESPESPEEHLARLLGRALNSFELPDETIRRLDCALAHDSSLHSAHHSAGLHRETYRHTWLLADGSALTLWELVHNTAPGSVPQHEVYVDEEELRAATARLPLPPDAPDFELPVTVQLSPVPAPRHAYVPDDSADHARRLLRRAENPDRPDAATATLLTSAFAHQITQAFGKPCRAGRIGLCFSLYEHAFLLRDGKEISLWEVEHTATPDGRHMCEVYVSEDAAREAMERRAARVS, encoded by the coding sequence TTGAGCGTTCCGTACGAGACAGCAGCGTACGAGCCACGCGAGTCGCCCGAGTCTCCGGAGGAGCACCTCGCGCGACTTCTCGGCCGTGCGCTGAACTCCTTCGAGCTGCCCGACGAGACGATACGGCGGCTCGACTGCGCGCTCGCGCACGACAGCTCGCTGCACTCCGCGCACCACAGCGCGGGGCTGCACCGCGAGACGTACCGCCACACCTGGCTGCTCGCCGACGGCTCGGCACTCACCCTCTGGGAGCTGGTTCACAACACCGCGCCGGGCAGCGTCCCGCAGCACGAGGTGTACGTCGACGAGGAGGAGCTGCGCGCGGCCACGGCGCGGCTGCCGCTGCCGCCGGACGCACCGGACTTCGAGCTGCCGGTGACGGTGCAGCTGTCGCCGGTCCCCGCGCCCCGGCACGCGTACGTGCCCGACGACTCGGCGGATCACGCGCGCCGGCTCCTGCGCCGCGCGGAGAACCCGGACCGGCCGGACGCGGCGACGGCGACGCTGCTGACGTCGGCGTTCGCGCACCAGATCACGCAGGCTTTCGGCAAGCCGTGCCGTGCGGGGCGGATCGGGCTGTGCTTCTCGCTCTACGAGCACGCGTTCCTGCTGCGCGACGGCAAGGAGATCTCCCTGTGGGAGGTCGAGCACACGGCCACGCCCGACGGGCGGCACATGTGCGAGGTGTACGTCTCCGAGGACGCGGCGCGCGAGGCGATGGAACGGCGCGCGGCCCGGGTCTCGTAA
- a CDS encoding PTS fructose transporter subunit IIABC, whose translation MSDMITADLVDLDLSADTKEAAARALAQRMVTLGRVTDLEGFLADVAAREAQMPTGLDGGIGIPHCRSEHVTEPTLAFGRSAAGIDFGAPDGPADLIFLIAAPAGADDAHLTILSSLARQLMNSEFTDALRSAGDAAGAAALIRGDAPDAGGADASEGSGGASEGAKSAVGASVDTSADSVAASGAASSDAATGNTPGEGEHPFRIVAVTSCPTGIAHTYMAAESLEKAGREAGVELVVETQGSAGFTRLDPAVIAAADGVIFAHDVPVRDKDRFAGKPTVDVGVKAGINRPAELIGDVRGKAARGEVTGGAAGTPVERAGESGDGYGTKLRKWLMTGVSYMVPFVAAGGLLIALGFAIGGWEITKAPSVMEHFSWTQVDSWGALLLQIGQVAFGFLIPVLAGYIAYGMADRPGLVPGFVGGMIASNIAAGFLGGLAAGLLAGGVVLAIQRIKIPPVMRGIMPVVVIPLISSIVVGFLMFVVIGKPIAEAQKGMTDWLSGLSGTNAVLLGVLLGLMMCFDLGGPVNKVAYAFATAGIAVQDPSDSAMQIMAAVMAAGMVPPLGMALATTVRKKLFTQTERENGKAAWVLGASFISEGAIPFAAADPLRVIPASMAGGAVTGALSMAFGATLRAPHGGIFVVPLIGSPLLYLLAIAIGTAITAGLVIVLKGLRKTAPDGVATGSDESAAVPAAEAKQPVAA comes from the coding sequence ATGAGCGACATGATCACCGCGGACCTGGTCGATCTCGACCTGTCCGCCGACACCAAGGAAGCGGCGGCACGCGCCCTCGCCCAGCGCATGGTGACCCTGGGCCGGGTGACCGACCTGGAGGGCTTCCTCGCCGACGTGGCCGCCCGCGAGGCACAGATGCCGACCGGTCTCGACGGCGGCATCGGCATCCCGCACTGCCGCAGCGAGCACGTCACCGAGCCGACGCTCGCCTTCGGGCGCAGTGCGGCCGGGATCGACTTCGGCGCGCCGGACGGTCCCGCCGACCTGATCTTCCTGATCGCGGCGCCCGCCGGTGCCGACGACGCCCATCTGACGATCCTGTCCTCGCTGGCGCGGCAGTTGATGAACTCCGAGTTCACCGACGCGCTGCGCTCGGCGGGGGACGCGGCGGGCGCGGCGGCGCTGATCCGCGGGGACGCGCCGGACGCCGGGGGCGCGGACGCCTCCGAGGGCTCGGGCGGTGCTTCCGAGGGCGCGAAGAGCGCCGTGGGTGCCTCCGTGGACACCTCCGCAGACTCCGTGGCGGCGTCGGGGGCGGCCTCCTCCGACGCCGCCACGGGCAACACTCCCGGCGAGGGCGAGCACCCCTTCCGGATCGTCGCCGTCACCTCCTGTCCGACCGGTATCGCCCACACGTACATGGCGGCCGAGTCGCTGGAGAAGGCGGGCCGCGAGGCGGGCGTCGAACTCGTCGTCGAGACGCAGGGCTCGGCCGGCTTCACCCGGCTCGACCCGGCCGTCATCGCTGCGGCGGACGGCGTGATCTTCGCCCATGACGTACCCGTACGCGACAAGGACCGTTTCGCCGGCAAGCCGACCGTCGACGTCGGCGTGAAGGCGGGCATCAACCGTCCCGCGGAACTGATCGGCGACGTGCGCGGCAAGGCGGCGCGCGGTGAGGTGACGGGGGGCGCCGCGGGTACGCCGGTCGAGCGGGCCGGTGAGTCCGGCGACGGCTACGGCACCAAGCTGCGCAAGTGGCTGATGACCGGCGTGAGCTACATGGTCCCGTTCGTCGCGGCGGGCGGTCTGCTGATCGCTCTCGGCTTCGCCATCGGCGGCTGGGAGATCACCAAGGCGCCCTCGGTCATGGAGCACTTCTCCTGGACCCAGGTCGACAGCTGGGGCGCCCTGCTGCTCCAGATCGGTCAGGTCGCCTTCGGCTTCCTCATCCCCGTCCTCGCCGGATACATCGCTTACGGCATGGCGGACCGCCCGGGTCTCGTCCCCGGCTTCGTCGGCGGAATGATCGCTTCCAACATCGCCGCGGGCTTCCTCGGCGGTCTGGCCGCCGGCCTGCTGGCGGGTGGCGTGGTCCTCGCGATCCAGCGGATCAAGATCCCGCCGGTGATGCGCGGCATCATGCCGGTCGTGGTGATCCCTCTGATCTCCTCGATCGTCGTCGGCTTCCTGATGTTCGTCGTGATCGGCAAGCCCATCGCGGAGGCCCAGAAGGGCATGACGGACTGGCTCTCCGGCCTCTCCGGTACCAACGCCGTCCTGCTCGGCGTCCTGCTCGGCCTGATGATGTGCTTCGACCTCGGCGGCCCGGTCAACAAGGTCGCGTACGCCTTCGCCACCGCCGGCATCGCCGTCCAGGACCCCAGCGACTCCGCGATGCAGATCATGGCCGCCGTGATGGCCGCGGGCATGGTCCCGCCGCTGGGCATGGCGCTGGCGACCACCGTCCGTAAGAAGCTCTTCACCCAGACCGAACGCGAGAACGGCAAGGCCGCCTGGGTCCTCGGTGCCTCCTTCATCTCCGAAGGCGCGATCCCGTTCGCCGCGGCGGACCCGCTGCGTGTCATCCCGGCCTCGATGGCGGGCGGCGCTGTCACCGGCGCCCTGTCGATGGCCTTCGGCGCCACGCTGCGCGCCCCGCACGGCGGCATCTTCGTGGTCCCGCTGATCGGCAGCCCGCTTCTCTACCTGCTGGCCATCGCCATCGGTACGGCGATCACGGCAGGCCTGGTCATCGTCCTCAAGGGCCTGCGCAAGACGGCCCCGGACGGCGTGGCCACCGGCTCCGACGAGTCCGCGGCGGTTCCGGCGGCGGAGGCGAAGCAGCCCGTGGCGGCGTAA
- the mscL gene encoding large conductance mechanosensitive channel protein MscL, whose product MSEKKPSILEGFKAFLMRGNVIDLAVAVVIGAAFTNVVNSVVKGVINPLVGAVGTKNLDSYSSCLKDPCEVTADGTVVSGIPIRWGTVLGATLSFVITAAVVYFLMVLPMAKYLARQEARRKAKENTQEVMEVTELEVLKEIRDALVAQRGSGHDGR is encoded by the coding sequence GTGAGCGAGAAGAAGCCGAGCATCCTGGAGGGCTTCAAGGCCTTCCTGATGCGCGGGAACGTCATCGATCTGGCAGTCGCGGTGGTCATCGGCGCCGCCTTCACCAACGTCGTCAACTCGGTGGTGAAGGGCGTGATCAACCCGCTGGTCGGGGCGGTCGGCACCAAGAACCTCGACAGCTACAGCTCGTGTCTGAAGGACCCGTGCGAGGTGACGGCGGACGGCACCGTGGTGAGCGGCATCCCGATCAGATGGGGCACCGTGCTCGGCGCGACGCTCAGCTTCGTGATCACCGCGGCGGTCGTCTACTTCCTGATGGTCCTGCCGATGGCGAAGTACCTGGCCCGGCAGGAGGCCCGCAGGAAGGCAAAGGAGAACACGCAGGAGGTCATGGAGGTGACCGAGCTGGAGGTCCTCAAGGAGATCCGCGACGCGCTGGTCGCCCAGCGGGGGTCCGGTCACGACGGGCGGTGA
- a CDS encoding low temperature requirement protein A produces the protein MTSSSSTPSPAPLGRLTARGRDEAHRVASPLELFFDLCFVVAIAQAGVQLVHAVAESHAGEGILNYAMVFFAIWWAWMNFSWFASAYDNDDVLYRVVTLVQIAGVLVLAAGVSKAFADHDFLVVWLGYVIMRLAMSAQWLRVAGSSEGPERTTALRYAGGVLLCLVGWLGLLVLPEGGRPWVFLVMAIIEMCVPRYAEKDFATSWHPHHISERYGLFTIIVLGETIAAATIAVKSGVEENDALGELLPIAMGGLLIVFSAWWIYFAVPIHGHLRSNKQAFLWGYGHYLIFASAAAIGAGLEVAVEQAVGKAHISTLAASAAVTLPTALYLLTVWALHSRHFKVGIAQQLVLPTTALLVILCTFLGDGAVLAAGIVSALAVATGVTLTARTSTGESKETGPVV, from the coding sequence ATGACGTCGTCCAGCTCCACTCCCTCCCCGGCGCCCCTGGGCAGGCTCACCGCCCGCGGCCGCGACGAGGCCCACCGGGTCGCCTCGCCCCTGGAACTCTTCTTCGACCTGTGTTTCGTCGTGGCCATCGCCCAGGCGGGCGTGCAACTCGTGCACGCCGTGGCCGAGTCGCACGCGGGCGAAGGGATCCTCAACTACGCGATGGTCTTCTTCGCCATCTGGTGGGCCTGGATGAACTTCTCCTGGTTCGCCTCGGCGTACGACAACGACGACGTCCTCTACCGGGTCGTCACCCTGGTCCAGATCGCCGGTGTGCTGGTGCTCGCGGCCGGGGTCTCCAAGGCGTTCGCGGACCATGACTTCCTCGTCGTCTGGCTGGGCTACGTGATCATGCGGCTCGCCATGTCGGCGCAGTGGCTGCGCGTGGCCGGATCGAGCGAGGGCCCGGAGAGGACGACGGCCCTGCGCTATGCCGGCGGCGTGCTGCTCTGCCTCGTCGGCTGGCTGGGGCTGCTGGTCCTGCCCGAGGGCGGGCGGCCCTGGGTGTTCCTGGTGATGGCGATCATCGAGATGTGCGTGCCGCGGTACGCGGAGAAGGACTTCGCCACCTCCTGGCACCCGCACCACATCTCCGAGCGCTACGGCCTGTTCACGATCATCGTGCTCGGCGAGACGATCGCCGCGGCCACCATCGCCGTGAAGTCGGGCGTGGAGGAGAACGACGCGCTCGGTGAACTGCTGCCGATCGCCATGGGTGGCCTGCTGATCGTCTTCTCCGCGTGGTGGATCTACTTCGCCGTGCCGATCCACGGCCATCTCCGCTCCAACAAGCAGGCCTTCCTGTGGGGCTACGGCCACTACCTGATCTTCGCCTCGGCGGCCGCGATCGGCGCCGGCCTGGAGGTCGCCGTCGAGCAGGCGGTGGGCAAGGCGCACATCTCCACGCTGGCCGCGTCGGCCGCAGTGACCCTGCCGACCGCGCTCTACCTGCTCACCGTGTGGGCCCTGCACTCGCGCCACTTCAAGGTCGGCATCGCCCAGCAACTGGTACTGCCGACCACGGCACTCCTGGTGATCCTCTGCACGTTCCTGGGCGACGGGGCCGTGCTCGCGGCGGGCATCGTCTCGGCGCTCGCGGTCGCGACCGGCGTGACGCTGACGGCGCGCACTTCGACCGGGGAGAGCAAGGAGACAGGTCCGGTCGTGTGA
- the pfkB gene encoding 1-phosphofructokinase has product MILTVTPNPSLDRTYEVPSLERGEVIRATGERMDPGGKGVNVSRAVAAAGQRTVAVLPLGGAPGALVADLLDAQGIEVAPVPVAGATRSNIALAEADGVLTKINAPGPELSAQEQELLLETVRTQSRDADWIACCGSLPRGLGPSWYAEVVARAHAGGARIALDTSGRALLEALRERPDVVKPNAEELAEAVGRPLSTVGDAVKAAEELREMGARAVLASLGADGQLLVDGAGTWFASARVDVVRSNVGAGDSSLAGFLIAGGSGPKALASAVAHGAAAVQLPGSVMPTPDDLDPAAVSVTSEVPVDRVLKEPVS; this is encoded by the coding sequence ATGATCCTCACCGTCACCCCGAACCCGTCCCTGGACCGCACGTACGAGGTTCCGTCACTGGAGCGCGGCGAGGTCATCCGCGCGACCGGCGAGCGCATGGACCCCGGCGGCAAGGGCGTGAACGTCTCGCGCGCCGTGGCGGCCGCCGGGCAGCGCACGGTCGCCGTACTGCCCCTGGGCGGTGCGCCGGGGGCGCTCGTGGCGGATCTGCTCGACGCCCAGGGCATCGAGGTCGCGCCGGTCCCGGTCGCGGGCGCCACCCGCTCGAACATCGCGCTCGCGGAGGCGGACGGGGTGCTCACGAAGATCAACGCGCCGGGTCCCGAGCTGTCGGCGCAGGAGCAGGAGCTGCTCCTGGAGACGGTGCGGACGCAGTCGCGCGACGCGGACTGGATCGCGTGCTGCGGGAGCCTGCCGCGGGGGCTCGGGCCGTCGTGGTATGCCGAGGTGGTCGCGCGGGCGCACGCCGGGGGCGCGCGGATCGCGCTGGACACCTCGGGGCGGGCGCTGCTGGAGGCGCTGCGTGAGCGGCCCGACGTGGTGAAGCCGAACGCGGAGGAGCTCGCGGAAGCCGTCGGGCGCCCCCTGTCGACCGTGGGCGACGCGGTGAAGGCGGCCGAGGAGCTGCGCGAGATGGGCGCACGTGCCGTGCTCGCGAGCCTGGGCGCGGACGGACAGCTGCTCGTGGACGGCGCGGGCACCTGGTTCGCGAGCGCGCGGGTGGACGTCGTCCGCAGCAACGTGGGCGCCGGCGACTCCTCCCTGGCCGGCTTCCTGATCGCCGGCGGCAGCGGCCCGAAGGCCCTGGCCTCGGCGGTCGCGCACGGCGCGGCGGCGGTACAGCTGCCGGGCAGCGTGATGCCGACGCCGGACGACCTGGACCCGGCCGCGGTCTCGGTGACATCCGAGGTGCCCGTGGACCGTGTGCTGAAGGAGCCGGTGTCATGA